The following proteins are encoded in a genomic region of Reichenbachiella sp.:
- the hisS gene encoding histidine--tRNA ligase produces MQKPSIPRGTRDFGPLQMAKRNYIFNTIRGVYERYGFAQLETPTMENLSVLTGKYGDEGDQLLFKVLNSGDFLSKTQAEDFSAGSKTMLPKISEKGLRYDLTVPFARYVVMHRNEISFPFKRYQIQPVWRADRPQKGRYREFYQCDADVVGTDSLLCEAEIIAMINEVFTGLKLPDFTIKLNNRKILVGITEAIGAEGKEADFCVAIDKLDKIGLDKVNEELIQKGFTEENINLLKPIFEFEGSLEEKLVFLKDYFSSSETGLKGVSETEEIMTYLQSYQLEKNHLELDLTLARGLSYYTGTIFEVKANGVKIGSITGGGRYDNLTGVFGLKDVSGVGISFGVDRIYDVLEELNLYPESTATQVQVMIVNFGEEMTAQGIALLQRLRNEGIRAEMYPDTAKMKKQMTYANNLNIPFVVMIGEDEIASGNYTLKNMVEGEQAAYKIDDLISKIKNSH; encoded by the coding sequence ATGCAGAAGCCTTCTATACCAAGAGGAACACGAGATTTCGGCCCACTACAGATGGCCAAAAGAAACTATATTTTCAATACCATACGAGGAGTATATGAGCGTTATGGCTTTGCTCAACTGGAGACTCCAACCATGGAAAATTTATCCGTATTGACTGGTAAGTATGGAGACGAAGGTGATCAATTACTTTTTAAAGTATTGAATTCTGGAGATTTTCTTTCAAAAACACAAGCAGAAGATTTCTCAGCTGGCAGCAAAACCATGTTGCCTAAAATATCGGAAAAAGGACTTCGATACGACCTCACCGTTCCTTTTGCTAGATATGTTGTAATGCACAGAAATGAAATTTCATTTCCATTTAAAAGATATCAAATACAGCCCGTATGGCGTGCCGACCGACCACAAAAGGGCAGATACAGAGAGTTCTATCAGTGTGATGCTGATGTGGTAGGCACTGACTCCCTACTGTGCGAGGCGGAAATCATAGCCATGATCAACGAAGTATTCACTGGCTTGAAACTTCCAGACTTCACCATAAAACTCAACAATAGAAAAATACTTGTCGGTATTACAGAAGCCATTGGTGCTGAAGGCAAAGAAGCCGACTTCTGTGTGGCCATTGACAAGTTGGATAAAATAGGGCTTGATAAAGTCAATGAAGAATTGATCCAAAAGGGTTTTACAGAAGAAAACATCAACTTGCTGAAGCCAATATTCGAATTTGAAGGAAGTTTAGAGGAAAAACTGGTTTTCTTAAAAGACTACTTCAGCTCAAGCGAAACTGGCCTGAAAGGCGTGAGTGAAACCGAAGAGATTATGACCTACTTGCAATCTTATCAGTTGGAAAAAAATCACCTCGAACTCGATCTTACACTGGCACGTGGACTCTCCTATTATACCGGTACCATTTTCGAAGTAAAAGCCAACGGAGTAAAAATTGGAAGCATCACAGGTGGAGGTAGATATGACAACCTTACTGGCGTATTTGGACTTAAAGATGTATCCGGAGTAGGTATTTCATTTGGAGTGGATCGAATATATGATGTACTCGAGGAACTGAACTTATACCCAGAATCTACAGCGACTCAAGTTCAGGTGATGATTGTGAACTTTGGTGAAGAAATGACCGCTCAAGGTATAGCTCTACTTCAGCGTTTGCGTAATGAGGGAATTCGGGCTGAAATGTACCCTGACACAGCAAAAATGAAGAAACAGATGACATATGCTAATAATCTCAACATTCCATTCGTTGTGATGATAGGTGAAGATGAAATAGCATCTGGAAACTATACCTTGAAAAATATGGTCGAAGGTGAGCAAGCCGCTTACAAAATCGATGATCTTATTTCTAAAATCAAGAATAGTCACTAG
- a CDS encoding gliding motility-associated C-terminal domain-containing protein: protein MKHYQYSLLILLCLGSLMVNAQHTSLLGRFDIDYIKGCTGMTINVSVNANVPAWTDAQFWYEGFDINIAGDVTGNYTYTTPGEYYVTMLVSNGDADTGGEKKDSIRVEVLEAQLPEFTIHNCASHNVRVEVEDDYYDSYFVEFTGTDNEEIGPLSFTTAYNYGTQGNYRIDVSGRFNGGNNSSCGTDNKAFNSINSIISPVLTSVETTDEAVNGEIQLGFTLGDDIIYNLERSTNGTENFELASIVTGATEVDANLNTMSEFHCYRINTYDACNEVNLLSEIICSVYFDVAGTESANTITWQTDTVEALSYNIIRDGDLLTNITNSSIVTYDDSEVICNKEYVYNVQPIFQTGSSVSVDTAVIASKSAELPAVGNPASTVNIDNDVELSWGPPDTGEIPFRRYIIERNIRDRAWKYYDASDDTTYVDTEANFIGKHAYRIRYDDDCGNLATPSPETVPMIIEQGDVRGKEVKFNWSKYETWANGIRNYTIERIDENGSIIEEFDVLSGREKAITFSPNDSENKLIRVRAESLDATPLFTYSNIVLTELSTTMFLPNVFTPDDDGLNDRFVAKGPKVFNFEMEVYSRWGVLIFSTTDNFNGWDGKINDNEAPEGTYIYKIYYEDAEGRKYDQSGSMLLMRKG from the coding sequence TTGAAACATTATCAATATAGCCTTCTAATTTTATTGTGCCTTGGCTCTCTAATGGTCAATGCTCAGCACACCAGTTTGCTGGGAAGGTTTGATATTGATTACATAAAAGGCTGCACAGGAATGACGATAAATGTATCGGTCAATGCCAATGTGCCTGCGTGGACGGATGCTCAATTCTGGTATGAAGGCTTTGATATTAATATTGCAGGAGATGTCACTGGTAATTACACCTACACCACTCCGGGAGAATATTATGTCACTATGCTTGTTTCCAATGGAGACGCAGATACTGGAGGAGAAAAGAAAGATTCTATTCGTGTAGAAGTCTTAGAAGCTCAGTTGCCCGAATTCACTATTCATAACTGCGCCTCGCACAATGTTCGGGTAGAAGTAGAAGATGACTATTATGACAGCTACTTCGTTGAATTCACAGGTACTGACAATGAAGAAATTGGGCCTCTTTCCTTCACTACAGCCTATAATTATGGAACACAAGGGAATTACAGAATAGATGTTTCTGGACGATTCAATGGCGGTAATAATTCAAGTTGTGGCACAGACAACAAAGCCTTCAATAGTATCAATTCCATTATCAGTCCAGTACTTACTTCAGTAGAAACCACTGATGAAGCTGTCAATGGAGAAATTCAATTAGGTTTCACGCTTGGCGATGATATTATATACAACCTGGAACGCTCCACCAATGGCACTGAAAATTTTGAATTGGCGTCAATCGTCACAGGTGCAACTGAAGTAGATGCAAATCTGAATACCATGAGCGAATTTCATTGCTATCGTATCAACACATATGACGCTTGTAATGAGGTGAATTTACTCTCTGAGATTATTTGTTCGGTCTATTTTGATGTAGCTGGTACTGAAAGCGCCAATACGATTACCTGGCAAACGGATACCGTAGAAGCACTCTCTTACAATATCATTCGAGATGGGGATTTACTTACTAATATCACCAACTCCTCTATAGTTACTTATGACGATAGTGAAGTCATCTGCAATAAGGAATATGTTTACAATGTTCAGCCCATTTTTCAAACTGGATCATCGGTTTCTGTAGACACAGCTGTAATCGCGAGTAAATCCGCCGAATTACCAGCCGTCGGAAATCCAGCTTCTACAGTGAATATTGACAATGATGTGGAGCTGAGTTGGGGGCCACCCGATACTGGGGAAATTCCATTCAGGCGATATATTATAGAACGTAACATAAGAGATCGAGCCTGGAAGTATTACGATGCCTCAGATGACACTACATACGTTGACACCGAAGCCAACTTTATAGGCAAGCATGCCTATAGAATCCGATATGATGATGATTGTGGAAATCTTGCGACTCCTTCTCCTGAGACCGTTCCTATGATTATAGAACAAGGTGATGTAAGAGGAAAAGAGGTGAAGTTCAATTGGAGTAAATATGAGACTTGGGCAAATGGCATTCGTAACTATACTATTGAGAGAATTGACGAGAACGGATCTATCATTGAAGAGTTTGATGTACTCAGCGGACGAGAAAAGGCAATTACCTTTTCACCAAATGACTCGGAGAATAAATTGATTCGAGTACGAGCAGAATCTCTAGATGCTACTCCCCTGTTCACCTATTCCAATATTGTATTGACAGAACTGAGTACGACTATGTTCTTGCCCAATGTGTTTACACCAGATGACGATGGCTTAAACGATAGATTCGTTGCCAAAGGGCCTAAAGTATTTAATTTTGAAATGGAAGTATATAGTCGATGGGGTGTTTTGATTTTCTCAACTACCGACAATTTCAATGGCTGGGATGGGAAAATAAATGACAATGAGGCCCCTGAAGGCACCTACATTTACAAAATATATTATGAAGATGCCGAAGGCAGAAAATACGATCAGTCTGGGTCTATGTTACTCATGAGAAAAGGATAG
- a CDS encoding YbaB/EbfC family nucleoid-associated protein → MFDMMKMMGKVKEVQEKMKEAQAALSLIEVEGESGAGLVKATVNGQKRVIKVEIDDSLVNTADKDIVQDLIVAAINKAMDEADVLAKEHMQKQTEGILPNIPGFDLGNMFNG, encoded by the coding sequence ATGTTTGATATGATGAAAATGATGGGCAAGGTGAAAGAGGTTCAGGAGAAAATGAAAGAAGCTCAGGCTGCCCTATCCCTAATAGAAGTAGAAGGAGAATCTGGCGCTGGCCTAGTCAAAGCGACGGTCAATGGCCAAAAAAGAGTCATTAAAGTAGAAATTGATGATTCGTTAGTCAATACCGCAGACAAGGATATTGTACAAGATCTAATTGTCGCTGCAATCAACAAAGCGATGGATGAAGCCGACGTACTTGCCAAAGAGCATATGCAAAAGCAAACCGAAGGCATCTTGCCCAATATTCCAGGATTCGATTTAGGCAATATGTTTAATGGCTAA
- a CDS encoding glycosyltransferase family 2 protein: MAKTAVVILNYNGAHYLEQFLPSVTQHSTDAEVIVADNASTDDSIAFLKSNYPDLRIIQFEKNLGFTGGYNAALDELDHEYCVLLNSDIEVTPNWVKPVIDYMDSHPEVGACQPKILDFNDKLKFEYAGAAGGFLDFMGFPYCRGRVFDTLEEDQGQHDTIEQLDWATGACMFVRTTDFKKAGGFDIDFFAHMEEIDLCWRLRLMGKSLFCIPESKVYHVGGGTLNKLNPRKTYLNFRNNLSLLFKNENALNLIWKFPFKCMLDMAAALKLGLGQSWGHGWAVLRAHFDFLLLLPKNFTKRKQVRALRRKAIRNSPFLLPYQYFIKGRTTYVDLQQKQ, translated from the coding sequence ATGGCTAAAACAGCCGTTGTCATATTAAATTATAATGGTGCTCATTACCTTGAGCAATTTTTGCCGTCAGTAACACAACACAGCACTGACGCCGAAGTTATTGTTGCGGACAACGCGTCTACTGATGATTCAATCGCCTTTCTAAAGTCCAACTATCCAGATCTTAGAATCATTCAGTTTGAGAAAAACCTCGGGTTCACTGGTGGATATAATGCTGCATTAGATGAACTCGATCATGAATATTGTGTCCTACTCAATTCTGATATTGAAGTCACTCCTAATTGGGTAAAGCCTGTAATAGACTACATGGATAGCCATCCAGAAGTGGGTGCCTGCCAGCCTAAAATTCTTGACTTCAATGATAAATTAAAATTCGAATATGCCGGAGCAGCAGGCGGTTTTTTGGATTTTATGGGATTCCCCTATTGTCGAGGAAGGGTCTTTGATACGTTAGAAGAAGATCAAGGCCAGCACGATACAATTGAACAATTGGATTGGGCTACTGGGGCCTGTATGTTTGTAAGGACTACTGATTTCAAGAAAGCCGGTGGTTTTGACATTGACTTCTTTGCACACATGGAAGAAATAGACTTATGCTGGCGCCTTCGACTCATGGGTAAATCGCTTTTCTGTATCCCTGAAAGCAAAGTTTATCATGTAGGTGGTGGTACACTCAACAAGCTGAACCCAAGAAAAACCTATCTCAATTTTCGAAATAATCTTTCCCTATTATTCAAAAATGAAAATGCGTTAAACCTGATTTGGAAATTTCCATTTAAATGCATGCTAGATATGGCAGCGGCATTAAAGCTTGGCTTGGGACAATCTTGGGGGCATGGCTGGGCTGTTCTTCGAGCGCATTTCGACTTCTTGCTTCTTCTTCCTAAGAACTTCACTAAAAGAAAACAGGTCCGAGCCCTTAGGAGAAAAGCTATCAGAAACTCACCGTTTCTTTTGCCGTATCAATACTTTATCAAAGGTCGAACAACTTACGTGGATCTTCAACAAAAACAATAA
- a CDS encoding DNA repair exonuclease: MAAENISILLFSDTHIGFDHPSNNKPSKARRRGFDFFNNFKLVIDKALELQVDYVVHCGDVFEKDSVPSFLIDQTYAEFLRLANTGIHLFIVPGNHERSALPTSLFLNHPNIHVFDTARTYSFPQISISGFPYFKGDIRSQFSKIRQQLESNLDVTNFNILCLHHAIDGVKAGYNFFEFRNRKDTLNINDLPGNFDLILSGHIHKHQTLVAPGSNGKNIPILFSGSTERTMFDEMHEVKGYHTFNISKKAHQHEFHPIQTRVMHQIDLRNESLKTNQIKKFLAEKMNGLEPDAILQVRSDQREILIELSKLKTIGFFSNSMNVTISGFSTLHRKEQN, encoded by the coding sequence GTGGCAGCTGAAAACATCAGCATTTTACTCTTTTCTGACACCCACATTGGGTTTGACCATCCCTCTAATAATAAACCAAGCAAAGCTAGAAGAAGAGGTTTTGACTTCTTTAACAACTTTAAGCTGGTGATAGATAAAGCGCTGGAACTACAAGTCGATTATGTTGTTCATTGTGGCGATGTTTTTGAAAAAGACTCGGTACCCTCATTTTTAATAGACCAGACTTATGCTGAGTTTTTACGACTGGCTAACACAGGAATTCATCTTTTCATAGTACCTGGCAATCACGAGAGATCCGCTCTTCCCACCTCTCTTTTTTTAAATCATCCAAATATTCATGTATTTGACACCGCTCGTACTTATTCATTCCCTCAGATTTCTATATCTGGTTTTCCGTACTTCAAAGGAGATATCAGAAGTCAGTTTTCAAAAATACGCCAGCAATTAGAAAGCAATCTCGATGTAACTAATTTCAATATCCTTTGTTTGCATCATGCAATAGATGGGGTAAAAGCTGGCTATAATTTCTTTGAATTCCGAAACAGAAAAGACACTTTAAATATAAATGACCTTCCTGGCAACTTTGATTTGATCCTTTCAGGACATATTCACAAACACCAAACTCTTGTAGCACCTGGTTCCAATGGAAAAAACATTCCGATTCTGTTTAGTGGTTCGACCGAAAGAACCATGTTTGATGAAATGCACGAGGTGAAAGGTTATCATACCTTTAATATTTCCAAAAAAGCACATCAGCACGAATTTCATCCGATTCAAACAAGAGTCATGCATCAGATCGACCTAAGAAACGAATCGTTAAAAACTAACCAGATCAAGAAGTTTCTAGCAGAAAAAATGAATGGTTTAGAACCTGATGCCATATTGCAAGTCAGGTCCGATCAAAGAGAAATATTAATTGAATTGTCTAAATTAAAAACAATAGGATTCTTTTCTAACTCAATGAACGTAACGATTTCAGGCTTCTCTACTTTACATCGAAAAGAACAAAATTAA
- a CDS encoding DUF5723 family protein has protein sequence MSLIVGLMGLKTMVQAQSDLSFYHLGELTPQNNIFNPVFFPDADFYVSLPVISGISTNVNNSFTYNDMFVAIAGTDSVQFDPDNFLSNVSDGDRLSFDGSISLLQVGFHIGKMGAVQIFANERVKTRLYYPKTLMQYLLAGNGDYLGEEVSEGNLRGQGSYYREYGAGYSHELSIMGSKRLRVGLKFKYLQGFVQAGVDENASVNILTEQDTYSVRVSTNQSVLRTAGFNSMENADYLMSNGNNGYGFDIGADLQINPKLNVSLAVNDIGSINWTEDVKNYELIESEATFGGMDLRDLDNAGDVLKDTLNQLFDYQVIEDGEFKTKLNTRVFVSGSYKVIPKGTVTATVMTRNDLGDISLTYGVGYTHYVGKMLTVSATVSRKPKQGIAFGGGFGARLGIIQLYTSVDNTIGFTDIRNMQNLNVRFGVNFLFGHRSVKKEKKQEAVDSGVTTKEKNKKEKIGPFPDEYELHHLHDIDN, from the coding sequence ATGAGTCTGATTGTTGGACTCATGGGACTAAAAACAATGGTACAAGCGCAAAGTGACTTGTCATTTTATCACTTGGGAGAATTGACGCCTCAGAATAATATTTTTAATCCAGTGTTTTTCCCTGATGCGGATTTTTATGTTTCACTTCCTGTTATTTCAGGCATAAGTACGAATGTCAATAATAGCTTTACCTACAATGATATGTTTGTTGCCATTGCCGGAACGGATTCCGTACAATTTGATCCGGATAACTTTCTGTCAAATGTGAGCGACGGAGATAGGCTGTCTTTTGATGGATCTATTTCTCTTTTACAAGTAGGTTTTCATATTGGAAAGATGGGGGCTGTTCAAATTTTTGCCAATGAAAGAGTAAAGACCAGATTGTATTATCCTAAAACACTAATGCAATATTTGTTGGCTGGAAATGGAGATTACTTAGGGGAAGAGGTGTCTGAAGGCAATCTTCGTGGACAAGGTTCTTACTACAGAGAATATGGCGCAGGCTATTCACATGAGCTCTCTATTATGGGAAGTAAGAGGCTTCGAGTAGGTTTAAAATTCAAATATTTACAAGGTTTTGTCCAGGCCGGAGTAGATGAAAATGCATCAGTGAATATTCTAACCGAACAAGACACTTATTCTGTACGAGTGTCTACAAATCAATCCGTCCTAAGAACCGCAGGGTTTAATTCCATGGAAAATGCAGATTATCTAATGTCCAATGGAAACAATGGGTATGGATTTGATATCGGAGCTGATTTGCAAATAAATCCGAAGTTGAATGTTTCACTTGCGGTCAATGATATTGGAAGTATCAATTGGACAGAGGATGTAAAAAACTATGAACTCATTGAATCGGAAGCAACTTTCGGGGGAATGGATTTAAGAGATTTGGATAATGCAGGAGATGTTCTCAAGGATACTTTAAATCAGCTATTCGACTATCAAGTAATTGAGGACGGGGAGTTCAAAACAAAACTAAATACAAGAGTATTTGTTTCGGGGTCTTACAAGGTAATTCCAAAAGGGACTGTAACGGCCACTGTTATGACTAGAAATGATTTAGGAGATATTAGCTTGACTTATGGGGTAGGTTATACCCATTATGTCGGGAAAATGTTGACTGTTTCTGCTACAGTATCTAGAAAACCAAAACAAGGAATAGCATTCGGTGGTGGTTTTGGTGCGAGATTGGGAATTATCCAACTATACACTTCGGTGGATAATACCATTGGATTTACTGACATTAGAAATATGCAAAACTTGAATGTTCGTTTCGGTGTTAACTTTTTATTCGGGCATCGTTCTGTCAAAAAGGAGAAAAAACAAGAAGCCGTAGATTCTGGCGTGACAACGAAGGAAAAAAACAAAAAGGAAAAGATTGGGCCATTTCCAGATGAGTATGAATTACATCACTTACATGATATAGATAATTAA
- a CDS encoding NADPH:quinone oxidoreductase family protein produces the protein MKAVLCESYGPPENLVVKEVESLIPGIGEVVIEVKASGLNFPDTLIIEGKYQFQPEMPFSPGGEVAGIVKTVGEGVSHLKVGDRVMAGTGWGGFAEEVIGKASNVFPLPDGISFEQAASTMMTFGTSYHALVNRAKLKAGETLLVLGAAGGVGTAAIQIGKALGAKVIAAASSDEKLNYCKSIGADMTINYSQEDLKTQAKALTNGNGVDVIYDPVGDRFTEPALRAIAWKGRYLVVGFAAGEIPKIPLNLPLLKGCSIVGVFWGGFFRNEPHVNAENFQTIVKWLVEGKVQAQIHKKYNLEQVAEAMTELTSKKVKGKIIFVT, from the coding sequence ATGAAAGCAGTGTTGTGCGAGTCTTATGGGCCACCAGAGAATTTGGTCGTTAAAGAAGTCGAGTCTTTAATTCCAGGAATAGGAGAAGTAGTGATAGAGGTGAAGGCGAGTGGGTTAAACTTTCCAGACACCCTCATCATTGAAGGTAAATATCAGTTTCAGCCAGAAATGCCATTTTCTCCAGGCGGAGAAGTAGCAGGTATAGTAAAAACTGTAGGTGAAGGTGTTAGCCACTTAAAGGTCGGAGACAGAGTAATGGCGGGTACAGGTTGGGGCGGATTTGCGGAAGAGGTAATTGGGAAGGCCAGTAACGTATTTCCTTTGCCTGATGGTATTAGTTTCGAACAGGCAGCATCAACTATGATGACTTTTGGTACTTCTTACCACGCATTGGTCAATCGCGCTAAGTTGAAGGCTGGGGAAACTTTACTTGTGTTGGGTGCTGCTGGCGGAGTAGGTACCGCAGCCATTCAGATTGGTAAAGCATTAGGAGCTAAAGTAATAGCTGCTGCTAGTTCAGATGAAAAACTAAACTACTGTAAATCCATTGGGGCTGACATGACTATCAATTACAGCCAAGAGGATTTAAAAACACAAGCAAAGGCGCTAACGAATGGCAATGGTGTAGATGTGATTTATGATCCTGTGGGAGATCGCTTCACAGAACCAGCTTTGAGAGCCATCGCTTGGAAAGGTAGGTATTTGGTCGTGGGTTTTGCAGCTGGAGAAATCCCAAAGATTCCTCTCAATTTGCCATTACTTAAGGGGTGTTCTATAGTTGGCGTGTTTTGGGGAGGCTTCTTTAGAAACGAACCTCATGTGAATGCTGAGAATTTCCAAACCATCGTTAAGTGGTTGGTCGAGGGAAAGGTTCAAGCGCAGATTCATAAAAAATACAATTTGGAACAAGTCGCAGAAGCAATGACTGAATTAACAAGTAAAAAAGTAAAAGGGAAAATTATTTTTGTTACTTGA